From Microplitis mediator isolate UGA2020A chromosome 11, iyMicMedi2.1, whole genome shotgun sequence, one genomic window encodes:
- the LOC130677533 gene encoding SANT and BTB domain regulator of class switch recombination — translation MNRMGNNLEQEEKITDKQDSIKLNQTKTTENACDEILLKPLDTGIKKQSDENYPQLTIEMFFEFMRTAYQVNDSFDGLSSVLAAHSEIDWSELAKIDLNLNSGNSKSIGTDQVGTSIEDKSTRQSSGSQEEYDDKKNDCANSNKNSDLQSPSKKSKVPKSAGESVEVREHLLPKMMKKNLSDVLHEGLLDSVLPYMLPKPTLSQPIIKKHSVDIKKSSSLNNNVDKSSGLSSANRDKDKDRSKIHRKSLETEVEIHVCDESKNIKKDFRCPQKLLIQKMCYFADVTAGQKLEEMDISVHCDIVIFDWLMRWVKKDIIKKSEWPVLEANNVIPITVSASFLQMDPLLEQCLVFCHENMSEVLKTSTILTCLNDNIFTRLADLFTNVDVETLKDKKDKVQSRLFCKLIMSLADPTPDNRRGHYSSLATLFKCNKCGKNVIRSVSDTVPCVPSAMKIDTRGNIFSKHSRDLTWSLNDYIVNLRSELRSWRKVYWRLWGDCHFLYCRQCNTHFPINQMDWCSHHPEIPQFFANEQQKSAPYPLGRYPCCSQRAYRFEALPNREGCRFKEHIPTISVDNDGHVLNIFTLYRDILTLNPPQLFFPENITRLVPRDKVSQSGKLMCKEPMPWDGIELAPSRPKLGLLAKVWGGSGVRKPCQTNNATAAAAANPVADGQNKSRKLIPQNSQVVDTPSPNTSTSDSDDDDGITACGDTSIDDDSDNNSEESHGWPLYEPTSKIKRRHPSKRQEGGRCWNMNLLVKYNQDNQRDFEERAACQMIAFLTKRTSAECLITKLHKNSYTSNSQSIGGSYVKLEAEFREQTAHSAKVKNNSHGKGLSRSRTLKP, via the exons atgaaCCGGATGGGAAATAATTTAGAGCAAGAAGAGAAAATCACCGATAAGCAggattcaattaaattaaatcagacaaaaa caacagAAAACGCATGCGATGAAATTTTACTCAAGCCACTGGACACTGGTATTAAAAAACAGTCTGATGAAAATTATCCCCAGCTGACCATTGAAATGTTCTTCGAGTTTATGCGGACAGCTTATCAAGTCAATGATAGCTTTGATGGTCTCTCAAGTGTATTAGCAGCACACAGTGAAATAGACTGGTCGGAATTAGcgaaaattgatttaaatttaaactcggGAAATAGTAAAAGTATTGGTACAGATCAAGTTGGGACGAGTATTGAA GATAAATCAACAAGACAGTCATCGGGTTCACAAGAAGaatatgatgataaaaaaaatgactgcgcgaattcaaataaaaattcagatcTGCAGTCACCaagtaaaaaatcaaaagtacCAAAAAGTGCGGGGGAGTCTGTGGAAGTTAGAGAACATCTTCTACcgaaaatgatgaaaaaaaatcttagcGATGTCTTACATGAAGGATTGCTCGACTCTGTTTTGCCGTACATGCTGCCTAAGCCGACGCTGTCACAGCCGATCATTAAAAAACATTCAgtggatataaaaaaatcttcttCTTTGAATAACAATGTTGATAAATCTAGTGGATTATCGTCAGCTAATCGAGATAAAGACAAAGATAGAAGCAAAATTCACAGAAAATCTCTtga aACAGAAGTAGAAATTCACGTTTGCGATGaatcgaaaaatataaaaaaagatttccgGTGCCCGCAAAAATTGTTGATACAAAAAATGTGTTACTTTGCTGACGTTACTGCTGGGCAAAAGCTGGAAGAAATGGACATATCTGTGCACTGCGACATTGTCATCTTTGACTGGCTGATGAGGTGGGTCAAGAAGGACATAATTAAGAAATCAGAGTGGCCTGTTTTAGAAGCAAATAATGTCATTCCGATAACAGTCTCAGCTTCGTTTTTACAAATGGACCCTCTACTTGAGCAATGTCTTGTTTTTTGTCATGAAAATATGTCTGAAGTATTGAAGACTTCAACTATTTTAACTTGTctaaatgataatatttttactag ATTAGCTGATTTATTCACAAATGTTGATGTTGAAACTTTGAAAGATAAAAAAGATAAAGTACAGAGTCGTTTATTTTGTAAACTAATTATGTCATTAGCAGATCCAACTCCAGATAATAGACGAGGACATTACAGTTCATTAGCgacattatttaaatgtaataagTGTGGAAAAAATGTGATACGATCTGTGTCTGATACCGTCCCATGTGTCCCGAGTGCGATGAAAATAGATACTAGAGGAAATATTTTCAGTAAACATTCTAG AGATCTCACGTGGTCATTAAATGACtatatagtaaatttacgaTCAGAATTACGTTCATGGCGAAAAGTTTATTGGCGTCTTTGGGGAGATTGTCATTTCCTCTACTGTCGTCAGTGCAATACCCACTTTCCAATAAATCAAATGGACTGGTGCTCACATCACCCCGAGATACCGCAATTTTTTGCTAATGAACAGCAGAAATCAGCGCCGTATCCTCTGGGACGTTATCCATGTTGCAGCCAGCGGGCGTATCGATTCGAAGCACTTCCTAATAGGGAAGGATGCCGGTTTAAA GAACACATACCGACGATTTCCGTAGACAACGACGGGCatgttttgaatatttttactctgTACCGGGATATTCTGACGCTGAATCCACCGCAATTGTTTTTTCCGGAAAACATTACGCGTCTGGTTCCACGTGACAAGGTATCGCAGTCGGGGAAATTGATGTGCAAGGAACCGATGCCGTGGGATGGAATCGAACTGGCGCCGTCACGGCCCAAGCTCGGGTTGCTCGCTAAAGTTTGGGGTGGATCTGGTGTTCGCAAACCTTGTCAAACTAATAATgctactgctgctgctgctgctaatCCAGTTGCAGATGGACAAAATAAATCACGAAAATTAATACCACAGAACTCGCAAGTTGTTGATACTCCGTCTCCTAATACTTCAACAAGTGACAGCGATGATGATGACGGCATTACTGCCTGTGGTGACACTAGTATTGATGATGATTCAGACAATAATAGTGAAGAGTCTCATGGCTGGCCGTTATATGAACCCACTAGTAAAATAAAACGACGTCATCCTTCCAAACg GCAAGAAGGCGGCAGATGTTGGAACATGAATTTACTGGTAAAATACAACCAAGACAACCAACGCGATTTCGAGGAACGAGCGGCTTGTCAAATGATCGCTTTCTTGACCAAAAGAACTTCCGCTGAATGTTTGATCACTAAATTGCATAAAAATTCTTACACTTCCAACAGTCAGTCCATCG GAGGAAGTTACGTGAAATTAGAAGCCGAGTTCAGAGAGCAGACCGCGCATTCAgcgaaagttaaaaataacagTCATGGTAAAGGACTCAGCCGTTCTCGGACTTTAAAGCcttag
- the LOC130677532 gene encoding lymphoid-specific helicase-like: MDATDTDVLKDLTQNSNIPKVEVGTDEDSGFSSLPSSTKTSEDVNNNLICQDVKFVSIQIDSVQKKIRHQHDAEQRRLENEEYHRQRQEQAYNSLKHLLKKSKFYSTFIKANINNPASKSSSKPGDKRHQVPKLPSSDEENEENSPPKRPKLTRKRLTEVKKKNLLSSDEDSDYTPTTRSKAAKKGGKHIQSPKINLSVEDIEDELNSTSDDEPADEKKFVLPKYFNGSLYPYQEKGFEWLQALNKNGLNGILADEMGLGKTIQVIALLCWLMETKVAGPYLIIAPLSTIPNWTAEFARFAPTLPVYVLHGPLEERKRVAKQLNTKKSVHGFKTYPIILTTYEVTVRDASLLRGFNWRYIVVDEGQRIKNANSQLARMLRTFNSVHRLLLTGTPLQNDLNELWALLNFLQPDIFNDLDVFQSWFDVKEMHDEAGAQKIIKQESEKNVVSMLREILKPFMLRRIKEEVALDLPGKKELIVYAPITELQRDLYTAVLNYDSDVLSMKVPEPETIDLPNGTRPKRACTMRNKFSLNYFDPFELKKTDDDDNAGPSNATSSNNYYKVKEEPSDEKKLTTVQENCLSTWKKYADINDRNRDYFIRTNFGRNRYPLYRKIVNHPYLVHWPKAPDGYLEISENLLKTSGKLLVLDAMLKKLHAEGHKVLIFSTLVMLLDLLEEYLTLRPWNYVTLSGRTPIEEREVNIDSFNNDPDVFIFLVSTRAGGVGLNLAGADTVILYDSDWNPQVDIQAMARCHRIGQTRPVVVYKLCTKGTIDEIIMTRAQAKRNLEKMVISKQLESANTMTGDFIEQMQQLLKTTDSIVVTSENDVYTDAELEAILDRSDLYQGKAQ, from the exons ATGGACGCAACTGACACGGACGTCCTCAAAGACTTGACCCAGAATTCAAATATCCCGAAAGTTGAGGTTGGGACTGATGAGGACTCGGGTTTTTCAAGCCTTCCAAGCTCTACTAAAACCA gTGAGGATGTAAACAACAACTTGATTTGTCAAGATGTCAAATTCGTCAGCATCCAAATTGACTcggtgcaaaaaaaaattcgtcacCAACATGATGCAGAACAAAGAAGACTTGAAAACGAAGAGTATCATCGACAGCGACAGGAACAAGCCTACAACAGCTTAAAACATTTGCTGAAGAAGAGCaaattttactcaacattCATCAAAGCCAACATCAACAACCCGGCTTCGAAGTCATCATCAAAACCCGGAGATAAACGACATCAAGTTCCCAAGTTGCCATCAAGTGATGAAGAGAACGAAGAAAATTCGCCTCCTAAGAGACCAAAGTTGACTCGGAAGCGACTCAcggaagtgaaaaaaaaaaatttgttaagcAGCGATGAAGATTCGGACTACACTCCAACTACAAGATCGAAGGCGGCCAAAAAAGGCGGGAAACACATACAGTCTCCCAAGATAAATCTTAGCGTAGAAGATATTGAAGATGAGTTGAACTCTACGTCCGACGATGAACCAgcagacgaaaaaaaatttgttttacccAAGTACTTCAACGGGTCACTGTATCCCTATCAAGAGAAAGGTTTTGAGTGGCTCCAGGCTTTGAATAAAAACGGCTTGAACGGGATTCTTGCTGATGAAATGGGTCTAGGAAAGACCATTCAAGTTATCGCTTTGTTGTGTTGGTTGATGGAGACAAAAGTAGCCGGTCCTTATTTGATAATCGCCCCGTTGTCAACGATACCCAACTGGACTGCAGAGTTTGCGCGCTTCGCTCCCACATTACCCGTGTACGTTTTGCATGGCCCATTAGAAGAACGCAAACGCGTCGCCAAGCAACTGAACACCAAGAAGTCAGTGCACGGTTTCAAAACTTACCCTATTATTTTAACGACATACGAGGTAACAGTCCGCGATGCTTCCCTGCTGCGAGGTTTCAACTGGCGTTATATCGTCGTCGACGAAGGccagagaattaaaaatgCCAACTCCCAGTTGGCCCGCATGTTAAGGACTTTCAATTCAGTCCATCGTTTGTTGCTAACTGGCACTCCCTTGCAGAATGATTTGAATGAGCTCTGGGCTTTGCTGAACTTCCTCCAGCCCGACATCTTCAACGACCTCGATGTCTTCCAGTCCTGGTTCGACGTCAAAGAGATGCATGACGAGGCTGGtgctcaaaaaataataaaacaggAGAGTGAGAAAAATGTCGTGAGTATGCTGCGTGAAATTTTGAAACCCTTCATGCTGAGACGTATAAAAGAAGAAGTCGCTTTAGATTTACCTGGAAAAAAAGAACTTATTGTCTACGCCCCTATTACTGAACTGCAACGTGACCTTTACACGGCTGTTCTTAATTACGATTCAGATGTTTTGTCTATGAAAGTACCAGAGCCCGAAACTATCGATCTTCCGAATGGCACGAGACCCAAACGCGCCTGCACTATGAGAAATAAGTTCAgccttaattattttgatccattcgaattaaaaaaaactgatgatgatgataatgctGGTCCAAGTAACGcaacttcaagtaataattattacaaagtAAAAGAAGAACcaagtgatgaaaaaaaattaactactGTACAAGAAAATTGTTTAAGTACATGGAAAAAATACGCGGACATTAACGACAGAAATAGagattattttattcgtaCAAATTTCGGACGTAATCGTTACCCACTGTACCGTAAAATAGTTAACCACCCGTACTTGGTGCACTGGCCAAAAGCTCCCGATGGTTACTTggaaataagtgaaaatttactaaaaactTCCGGAAAACTGTTGGTATTGGACGCGATGCTTAAGAAATTACACGCAGAGGGGCACAAAGTGCTCATATTTTCAACGCTGGTCATGCTGTTGGATCTGCTGGAAGAGTATCTGACACTGAGACCATGGAATTACGTAACTTTATCCGGCAGGACACCAATTGAAGAACGAGAAGTCAACATTGACAGCTTCAATAATGATCCGGATGTATTTATATTCTTGGTTTCCACGCGCGCTGGTGGCGTGGGACTCAATTTAGCAGGCGCTGATACTGTTATTCTTTATGACAGTGACTGGAACCCGCAGGTCGACATCCAGGCAATGGCGCGCTGCCATCGTATCGGGCAGACTCGTCCAGTGGTGGTCTACAAGCTCTGTACCAAAGGGACGattgatgaaataattatgacTCGCGCGCAGGCTAAgagaaatttggaaaaaatggTCATCTCTAAGCAGCTAGAGTCAGCAAATACTATGACTGGCGATTTTATTGAACAGATGCAGCAACTTTTGAAGACTACTGATAGTATAGTCGTGACTTCCGAAAATGATG tttataCTGACGCTGAGTTGGAGGCGATCTTAGATCGCAGTGATTTATATCAAGGAAAAGCAcaatag